A window from Kovacikia minuta CCNUW1 encodes these proteins:
- a CDS encoding alpha/beta hydrolase-fold protein, which produces MSQPPTLINQSLCFGGTVGFYSHPSTTCNSEMKFSVYLPPQAKSESVPVLYFLSGLTCTEENFATKAGAQQFAAKYGVMLVAPDTSPRNTGIAGENEDWDFGTGAGFYVDATQAPWNQHYQMYSECYP; this is translated from the coding sequence ATGTCCCAACCTCCAACGCTGATTAACCAATCGCTTTGCTTTGGTGGCACGGTTGGCTTCTACAGCCACCCGTCTACCACCTGCAATAGTGAGATGAAGTTTTCGGTTTACCTGCCGCCTCAGGCAAAGTCAGAATCGGTTCCGGTGTTGTACTTTCTTTCTGGGTTGACCTGTACGGAGGAAAACTTTGCAACCAAGGCAGGTGCCCAGCAGTTTGCAGCAAAATATGGCGTCATGCTGGTGGCACCGGATACCAGTCCCCGTAATACTGGGATTGCGGGAGAAAACGAGGATTGGGATTTTGGTACAGGTGCTGGATTCTATGTGGATGCAACGCAGGCACCCTGGAATCAGCACTATCAAATGTATAGCGAGTGTTACCCGTGA
- a CDS encoding alpha/beta hydrolase-fold protein codes for MQRRHPGISTIKCIASVTRELPALIAEHFPARSDRQGIMGHSMGGHGALICALRNPGQYRSVSAFAPIVAPIASPWGQKAFTGYLGPKQETWKAYDASELILTHPFNRPILIDQGTADQFLATQLKPERFEQACRQVGQPLKLRMQEGYDHSYYFIATFMEDHIHHHADALWS; via the coding sequence ATGCAACGCAGGCACCCTGGAATCAGCACTATCAAATGTATAGCGAGTGTTACCCGTGAGTTACCCGCTTTAATTGCTGAGCATTTTCCAGCCAGGAGCGATCGCCAGGGCATCATGGGACATTCGATGGGGGGGCATGGTGCCCTCATCTGTGCCCTACGCAATCCAGGTCAGTATCGTTCTGTATCTGCCTTTGCTCCGATCGTGGCTCCCATTGCCTCTCCCTGGGGTCAAAAGGCATTCACAGGCTACCTCGGCCCCAAACAAGAAACCTGGAAAGCCTACGATGCCAGCGAGCTAATTCTAACGCATCCATTCAACCGTCCCATTTTGATTGACCAGGGGACGGCGGATCAGTTTCTTGCAACCCAACTCAAACCAGAACGATTTGAACAAGCCTGTCGTCAGGTTGGGCAACCGCTGAAATTACGCATGCAGGAAGGATACGACCACAGCTATTACTTCATCGCCACCTTTATGGAAGACCACATCCACCACCATGCCGATGCCCTATGGAGTTAG
- a CDS encoding response regulator encodes MPSGCAKGANSTMTYAIPELDTISRQLMSLDRPKKAKMLVVDDEPDNLDLLYRTFRRDFSVLKAESGVRALEILATEGEVAVIISDQRMPEMKGTEFLSKTVPQFPDTMRIILTGFTDVEDLVEAINSGQVYKYITKPWDPNELKAVVQRAAETYELLKQRTEELRRSQAQTALLSSIVQVAQESNHLEACLEPIAAAFGDNFQTDGCILQLVEGTTLKPPQGVYSTNGGLENWLDKDPLVKEAISSQQIQVAVNVPADTTLSTVEHYTDSGIQAHLLVPVTYRGEVLAVLSLQWKQPCVLREDELLLLHLSAQQVALALICTRCYQPAN; translated from the coding sequence TTGCCTTCTGGCTGTGCTAAAGGAGCCAACAGTACCATGACCTATGCCATTCCCGAACTGGATACAATTAGCCGTCAGTTGATGAGCCTGGATCGCCCCAAAAAAGCAAAGATGCTGGTTGTCGATGATGAGCCTGACAACCTGGATTTGCTCTATCGAACCTTCCGGCGAGATTTTAGTGTTCTTAAAGCAGAAAGCGGTGTTCGTGCGCTGGAGATCCTGGCAACCGAAGGCGAAGTGGCTGTGATCATTTCCGATCAGCGGATGCCAGAAATGAAGGGAACGGAGTTTTTGAGCAAAACGGTGCCGCAGTTCCCAGACACCATGCGGATTATTTTGACCGGTTTTACCGATGTAGAAGACCTGGTGGAGGCAATTAACTCTGGGCAGGTCTATAAGTACATCACGAAGCCCTGGGACCCAAATGAATTAAAAGCAGTCGTCCAACGGGCTGCCGAAACCTACGAGTTGTTGAAGCAACGAACAGAGGAACTGCGGCGATCGCAAGCCCAAACTGCTCTCCTCTCTAGCATTGTCCAGGTTGCCCAAGAATCTAACCATCTGGAAGCTTGTCTAGAACCCATTGCCGCTGCCTTTGGCGATAATTTTCAGACAGACGGCTGCATTCTTCAGCTAGTAGAAGGAACGACCCTTAAGCCCCCCCAGGGCGTTTACAGCACCAATGGTGGGCTGGAAAACTGGCTCGACAAAGACCCGCTGGTGAAAGAAGCCATTTCGTCTCAGCAAATTCAGGTTGCAGTAAACGTACCTGCCGATACCACCCTCTCTACCGTGGAACATTACACGGACTCTGGTATTCAGGCACACCTGCTCGTCCCGGTTACCTATCGGGGAGAGGTGCTGGCGGTTCTGTCGTTGCAGTGGAAGCAGCCTTGCGTTCTGCGGGAAGATGAACTGCTCCTGTTGCACCTTTCTGCTCAACAGGTTGCGCTGGCACTCATCTGTACCCGTTGTTATCAACCAGCCAACTAA
- the ubiE gene encoding bifunctional demethylmenaquinone methyltransferase/2-methoxy-6-polyprenyl-1,4-benzoquinol methylase UbiE: MSSDQVRAIFDRIAPVYDQFNTWLSLGQHRIWKSMTVKWSEAKLGDVCLDVCCGSGDLAQMLAEKVGPDGQVFGVDFSSAQLEVARQRIERRSLPLPITWLEGDALALPFSDNQFDAATMGYGLRNVTDIPHSLKELYRVLKPGAKAAILDLHRPSSPQVRAFQQWYLDTIVVPLAHQFGFTDEYAYIAPSLDKFPPGWEQVNLALEVGFSTATHYPIAGGTMGVLVVRKDEE, translated from the coding sequence ATGTCTTCCGACCAAGTTCGCGCTATTTTTGACCGTATTGCGCCCGTTTATGACCAGTTCAATACCTGGTTGAGCCTGGGGCAGCATCGCATCTGGAAGTCCATGACCGTAAAGTGGAGCGAGGCGAAACTTGGGGATGTGTGCCTTGATGTGTGCTGTGGGAGTGGCGACCTGGCGCAAATGCTGGCGGAAAAAGTGGGACCTGATGGGCAGGTATTTGGGGTGGATTTTTCTTCGGCTCAATTGGAAGTTGCCCGCCAACGGATTGAAAGACGTTCCCTCCCGCTGCCCATTACCTGGCTTGAAGGAGATGCCCTTGCGCTCCCCTTTTCTGATAACCAGTTTGATGCTGCCACCATGGGTTATGGCTTGCGGAACGTAACAGATATCCCCCACAGCCTCAAAGAACTATACCGAGTGCTAAAGCCAGGTGCCAAAGCCGCGATTCTGGATTTGCACCGCCCCAGTAGCCCCCAGGTGCGCGCCTTCCAACAGTGGTATCTGGATACGATCGTGGTTCCCCTCGCCCACCAGTTTGGCTTCACAGACGAGTATGCCTATATTGCTCCCAGCCTAGACAAATTTCCCCCAGGTTGGGAACAGGTAAATCTCGCCCTTGAGGTAGGGTTTTCCACCGCCACACATTACCCGATCGCTGGAGGTACGATGGGAGTGTTAGTGGTCAGAAAGGATGAGGAATGA
- a CDS encoding vWA domain-containing protein, whose amino-acid sequence MPVGLPEFVENPENRCPVILLLDTSTSMTGQPIQELSRGVGVFKEDVQRDTKASLSVEVAIVTFGPVQLLQDFVTVDQLVPPQLEANGYTPMGEAIEYAIDLLQDRKEVYKTNGIQYYRPWIFMITDGAPTDSWHNAAQEIRLGEADRKFCFFAVGVEGADMTTLSKIAPPDRPPAKLNGLDFQSLFVWLSTSMKRVSSGKVGEAIALPPVGWAEISS is encoded by the coding sequence ATGCCTGTAGGACTGCCTGAATTTGTTGAAAACCCTGAGAATCGCTGTCCGGTGATTCTCCTGCTCGATACCTCTACCTCTATGACAGGTCAGCCGATTCAAGAATTGAGCCGGGGCGTGGGGGTATTTAAGGAAGATGTCCAGCGGGATACGAAGGCATCCCTGAGCGTGGAAGTGGCGATCGTCACCTTTGGTCCGGTGCAGTTACTTCAGGACTTTGTGACCGTTGATCAACTGGTTCCACCCCAACTGGAAGCGAATGGGTACACGCCGATGGGAGAGGCGATCGAGTACGCGATCGACCTCCTGCAAGATCGAAAGGAAGTTTATAAAACTAACGGTATCCAGTACTATCGGCCCTGGATCTTTATGATTACGGACGGCGCGCCCACCGATAGCTGGCACAATGCAGCCCAGGAAATCCGCCTGGGAGAAGCCGATCGCAAATTCTGCTTCTTTGCCGTTGGGGTTGAAGGGGCAGACATGACAACGTTAAGCAAAATAGCTCCCCCCGATCGCCCCCCCGCCAAGCTAAATGGTTTAGACTTCCAATCCCTCTTCGTCTGGCTCAGCACCTCGATGAAGCGGGTTTCCAGTGGCAAAGTCGGCGAAGCGATCGCCCTACCCCCTGTAGGATGGGCAGAAATTTCTAGCTAG
- a CDS encoding DUF445 domain-containing protein yields MLHPLSFILSSSPLDLPTLWLFIAPPVVGGVIGYFTNDIAIKMLFRPYQTWYVGGQKIPFTPGLIPRNQERLAKRISDTIMGSLLTPEELQNLARRLLETERVQAAILWLLKLGLDQIQTDKNPRATKVLASILHDLFGQSLPRLLKVLARREDFLEAQLNQIFDQVLLEFQLSDEQATKLADWLLQVVLPPDVIRQALIDFLTDRNIQVIDEGFREKTSGTYWVVANLFGVRNALTRLRTFFLDERDESNARLAELIGALSVRQRLKEWLQNLALQNLPVSTVRQLRKTLRDTVRTYIQEKGSDLLQDLSQSIDWDNLATVILNRLRTSEAVTSSLDVVSLELALILERYLERDLESLVAKMIPILNIDQVIIDRVKATAPKDLEAAINGIVKSELQAIVNLGGVLGFLIGLFQSASLLIR; encoded by the coding sequence ATGCTTCATCCTTTATCCTTTATCCTTTCCTCTTCCCCCTTGGATCTCCCCACCCTCTGGCTTTTTATTGCTCCTCCCGTTGTCGGTGGTGTGATTGGTTACTTTACCAATGACATCGCAATCAAAATGTTGTTTCGTCCCTACCAAACCTGGTACGTAGGAGGGCAAAAAATTCCGTTTACCCCAGGACTGATTCCCCGGAATCAGGAGCGGTTGGCAAAGCGGATTTCTGACACGATTATGGGTTCATTGCTTACCCCAGAGGAACTGCAAAATCTGGCGCGCCGCTTGTTAGAGACGGAGCGGGTGCAGGCAGCAATCCTGTGGTTGTTAAAGTTGGGGCTGGATCAAATCCAAACGGACAAGAACCCCAGAGCGACAAAAGTTTTAGCCAGTATTTTGCATGATTTGTTTGGGCAATCCCTGCCTCGGCTACTGAAAGTGCTGGCACGACGAGAAGATTTTCTGGAAGCCCAACTGAACCAAATTTTTGACCAGGTGTTGCTGGAGTTTCAGTTGAGCGATGAGCAGGCGACCAAACTGGCAGATTGGTTGTTGCAGGTGGTTCTGCCGCCGGATGTGATCCGGCAGGCTTTGATCGATTTCCTGACCGATCGCAATATTCAGGTGATTGATGAAGGGTTTCGGGAAAAGACGAGTGGAACCTATTGGGTTGTTGCCAACCTGTTTGGGGTACGGAATGCCCTGACGCGCCTGCGTACTTTTTTCCTGGATGAACGGGATGAAAGTAACGCTCGCCTTGCTGAATTAATTGGGGCATTGAGTGTGCGGCAACGGTTAAAGGAATGGCTGCAAAATCTGGCGCTGCAAAATCTGCCCGTTTCTACGGTGCGGCAACTCCGGAAGACCCTGCGGGACACGGTACGGACGTATATTCAGGAAAAGGGAAGTGATTTGTTGCAGGACTTGAGTCAGTCGATTGATTGGGATAATTTGGCAACCGTGATTTTGAATCGGTTAAGAACCTCCGAAGCGGTCACCTCTTCCCTGGATGTAGTCAGTCTAGAACTGGCGCTCATTCTGGAGCGTTATCTCGAAAGAGATTTGGAGTCGCTGGTTGCCAAAATGATCCCAATTTTGAATATTGACCAGGTCATTATTGATCGCGTCAAAGCCACCGCTCCAAAAGATTTGGAAGCAGCCATCAATGGCATTGTGAAAAGTGAGTTGCAGGCGATCGTCAACTTGGGCGGTGTCCTGGGTTTTCTGATCGGACTATTCCAGTCAGCATCGCTCTTGATTCGGTAA
- a CDS encoding ArnT family glycosyltransferase, translating to MFQTYHLLPATCHLPAASLMPPRSLLPFLIAFLLLRLVFWFTTFPNPDEAYYWLWGQHPGLSYYDHPPFPAWIQGFTTAVFGRSRFVLRLPNLVSNGIFFYIYYRITTYLYGTTARHYFWLTVLLILASPLYFLFLALAWNDHWLITFSLISCYWFIQFLDGYLRDGKGESWRLYGAAGAIGLAFLCKYNAVFIILGFAAAIVANKGLHPLGRDRRIYWAGAIAASALIPILLWNLSNDFQSFHYYVDRSVNTRGFNLNIGPCLNFLLFSFLLVSPFNWIGFYRSFKQRDRWMSSSPTYRSVAFWVFLSSTVPLTMISLLSAALYYWNITAYLLLFPLVPAVFLKAEGRGQRAEGEEGGHGDTTGTRGHGGKDSQHSALSTQHSALIQNSKFKIQNSPTPHTPHPTPLLWNGQFYGLLFATLLIIHYSILPISALFSKTEDPDSRMLFGWEKVAAVVSAESTELEQFSFPHPTPHTPHPTPPLLITTDYRSASALAFQRNDPTVIAISDRVDQFDFWYPSEQSFKNRNAVILFDDWHPIQPKLLSQFKQTSAPVTIPITRFGVWIKNYYVLRGYQFK from the coding sequence ATGTTTCAGACCTACCACCTACTACCTGCCACCTGCCACCTACCAGCTGCCAGCTTAATGCCTCCCCGTTCCCTTCTCCCTTTCCTGATTGCCTTTCTCCTGTTACGTCTAGTCTTCTGGTTCACGACGTTTCCCAATCCAGATGAGGCTTACTATTGGCTATGGGGGCAGCATCCAGGGCTATCCTACTACGACCATCCTCCCTTTCCTGCCTGGATACAGGGTTTCACAACCGCAGTCTTTGGGCGATCGCGGTTTGTTTTGCGCCTCCCAAATTTGGTTAGCAACGGAATCTTTTTCTACATTTATTACAGAATCACGACCTATCTCTATGGAACAACTGCCCGCCACTACTTTTGGTTAACGGTCTTACTCATCCTGGCATCACCGCTGTATTTTTTATTCCTGGCACTTGCCTGGAATGACCATTGGTTGATTACGTTCTCGCTCATTTCCTGTTACTGGTTCATCCAGTTTCTGGATGGTTACCTCAGGGATGGTAAAGGCGAAAGCTGGCGATTGTATGGGGCAGCAGGGGCGATCGGCCTCGCATTCCTGTGCAAATATAATGCGGTCTTTATCATTCTGGGTTTTGCCGCAGCCATAGTTGCAAACAAAGGGCTACATCCCCTCGGACGAGATCGCCGGATTTACTGGGCAGGGGCGATCGCCGCCAGTGCCTTGATTCCCATTTTGCTGTGGAACCTTTCCAACGATTTCCAATCATTTCATTACTATGTCGATCGCAGCGTCAATACCAGGGGTTTCAACTTAAATATCGGTCCCTGTTTGAACTTTCTGCTGTTTTCCTTTCTGCTTGTTTCTCCATTTAACTGGATCGGTTTCTATCGCAGCTTTAAACAGCGCGATCGTTGGATGTCTTCCAGTCCAACCTATCGTTCTGTAGCCTTTTGGGTGTTCCTAAGTTCAACCGTCCCATTGACAATGATTTCCCTCCTTTCGGCTGCACTCTACTACTGGAATATCACCGCGTATTTGCTGCTGTTTCCATTGGTTCCAGCGGTTTTTCTGAAGGCAGAGGGCAGAGGGCAGAGGGCAGAAGGGGAGGAAGGGGGACACGGGGACACGACGGGGACACGGGGACACGGGGGTAAAGATTCTCAGCACTCAGCACTCAGCACTCAGCACTCAGCTTTAATTCAAAATTCAAAATTCAAAATTCAAAATTCCCCCACACCCCACACCCCACACCCCACACCCCTCCTCTGGAACGGTCAATTCTACGGCTTACTATTTGCTACGTTGCTGATTATTCATTACAGCATTCTGCCCATCTCTGCCCTGTTTAGTAAAACCGAAGATCCGGATTCACGCATGCTTTTTGGCTGGGAGAAAGTAGCAGCTGTTGTGAGCGCAGAATCTACTGAACTAGAGCAATTCTCATTTCCCCACCCCACACCCCACACCCCACACCCCACACCCCCTCTTCTGATCACAACCGATTATCGCTCAGCTTCCGCTCTAGCATTTCAACGGAATGATCCAACGGTGATAGCCATCTCCGATCGCGTTGATCAATTTGATTTCTGGTATCCCAGTGAGCAGTCATTCAAAAATAGAAATGCCGTGATTTTATTTGATGATTGGCATCCGATTCAGCCCAAATTGCTCTCTCAATTTAAACAAACCTCTGCCCCCGTAACGATTCCCATTACCCGCTTTGGAGTCTGGATCAAAAATTACTATGTCCTCAGAGGCTACCAATTCAAGTAG
- a CDS encoding PP2C family serine/threonine-protein phosphatase — MPWKAVTRSVIGTSHIQQQLPCQDYGGKQILGDVLIGAIADGAGSAAHAEVGAKLAVTIVLEYLALTEVWLQKRRQSWRSLPHPPAQELATKLFTKIVNKVNLGLRKQAETSGYSIDDLACTLLVLLATPRWVAAMQIGDGFIVVRSKRRQDYQLFFQPDKGEYANQTTFVTSSNALADMQIRILSNPPKFICASTDALERVAIRLSDWSAFPPFFKPLEEYLLETTHPDKDDDYLISFLESDRLNSRTDDDKTLLLGFYE, encoded by the coding sequence GTGCCCTGGAAAGCTGTAACCCGTTCTGTCATTGGAACCAGCCATATCCAGCAGCAGCTTCCCTGCCAGGATTATGGAGGTAAGCAAATTTTGGGCGATGTACTGATCGGTGCGATTGCCGATGGGGCGGGGAGTGCTGCCCACGCAGAGGTTGGAGCCAAGCTGGCGGTCACGATTGTGCTGGAATACCTGGCATTGACGGAGGTTTGGCTACAAAAACGGCGGCAATCCTGGCGATCGCTACCCCACCCCCCCGCTCAAGAACTTGCCACAAAGTTGTTCACAAAAATCGTTAACAAAGTCAACTTAGGTCTCCGCAAGCAGGCGGAAACCAGTGGCTACTCTATTGATGATCTGGCTTGTACCCTGCTGGTTTTGCTGGCAACGCCCCGTTGGGTGGCAGCCATGCAAATTGGGGATGGATTTATTGTGGTCCGCTCCAAACGGCGGCAGGACTATCAGCTTTTTTTTCAACCCGATAAGGGAGAATACGCCAACCAGACGACCTTTGTGACTTCATCCAATGCCCTAGCAGACATGCAAATCCGCATTCTGTCTAACCCTCCTAAATTCATCTGTGCCTCAACCGATGCTCTAGAAAGAGTTGCCATTCGGCTCAGTGATTGGTCTGCCTTTCCGCCTTTCTTTAAACCGCTAGAAGAATACCTGCTCGAAACAACCCATCCCGACAAAGACGATGACTACCTGATCAGCTTTCTGGAGTCCGATCGACTCAACAGTCGCACCGATGACGACAAGACGTTGTTGTTGGGATTTTATGAGTAG
- a CDS encoding helix-hairpin-helix domain-containing protein has protein sequence MRFLTCATTGQSIYLTHQIARSGEGEVWRTNLDGSLAKIYNSADPRRIRKLEVMIAHPPRDPNAEINHISFAWPRSLLKDTSGNGVGFLMPEIANSVQLLDVYNPQRRQKMLPGFSWLYLHTTAMNIASIIWAIHHAGYVLGDIKSENILVNNRALPAVIDTDSFQVRHPVTGEVYPCLVGSEGFTPVELMGKDLATVEQTVFHDRFRLGIIIHLLLFGDYPFKGKWVGSGDSPPPNELLRKGYWPYAANSLVQPGPLTVPLRIVHPEVQQCFLRCFNEGHSKPELRPTPADWVNALKLARSELKACKKVKSHTYSQTYGKCYWCDRNATLGVDIFPSVTRSPNKPANGVSQQIRAFVDKIRQQKVPQPAATTLTNPIRQVLQTPKTPLQSPQRPISTSAPSVPARTIQAPITPTPSINLATVGVGIAAVSGLFALLMFLSQSKIDTNEIGLTLVGVLLSVGLVAIGFLWLRVMDRYNP, from the coding sequence ATGCGTTTCCTCACTTGTGCCACGACGGGTCAGTCAATTTATCTCACCCACCAGATTGCCAGAAGTGGGGAAGGGGAAGTCTGGCGGACAAACCTGGATGGTTCTCTAGCGAAAATCTACAACTCAGCCGATCCACGGCGGATTCGCAAGCTAGAGGTGATGATCGCCCACCCCCCCAGGGACCCAAATGCCGAAATTAATCACATTTCCTTTGCCTGGCCCAGGTCTTTGCTAAAAGATACGAGCGGGAATGGGGTTGGCTTTTTGATGCCAGAAATTGCTAACAGTGTGCAGCTGCTTGATGTCTACAACCCGCAACGCCGCCAGAAAATGCTTCCTGGCTTTAGCTGGCTGTATTTGCATACTACGGCGATGAATATTGCCTCAATTATTTGGGCGATTCACCATGCGGGCTATGTGTTGGGCGATATTAAATCGGAAAATATCCTGGTCAACAACCGCGCCTTGCCCGCTGTGATTGATACCGATTCCTTTCAGGTGCGCCATCCGGTTACGGGGGAAGTCTATCCCTGTTTGGTTGGCTCAGAGGGGTTTACGCCCGTTGAATTGATGGGTAAAGATTTGGCAACCGTTGAACAAACAGTTTTCCACGATCGCTTTCGATTAGGCATCATCATCCATCTGTTGCTGTTTGGTGACTATCCCTTTAAGGGCAAATGGGTTGGTTCTGGGGACTCTCCTCCTCCCAATGAGTTGCTACGTAAGGGATACTGGCCCTATGCCGCCAACAGTTTGGTTCAACCGGGACCACTGACAGTTCCCCTGAGAATTGTTCACCCAGAAGTTCAGCAGTGTTTTCTGCGCTGCTTCAACGAAGGGCACAGCAAACCTGAGCTTCGCCCTACTCCCGCAGATTGGGTGAATGCGCTCAAGCTGGCAAGGTCAGAACTGAAGGCATGTAAAAAGGTGAAAAGTCATACCTACAGCCAAACCTACGGCAAGTGTTACTGGTGCGATCGCAACGCAACCCTTGGTGTAGATATTTTTCCCTCAGTCACCCGATCGCCGAATAAACCTGCCAATGGGGTTTCACAGCAAATCAGAGCTTTTGTCGATAAAATCAGGCAGCAAAAGGTTCCTCAACCCGCTGCAACCACCTTAACAAATCCCATTCGCCAGGTTCTGCAAACCCCGAAAACACCCCTACAATCGCCCCAACGCCCCATTTCTACAAGTGCTCCATCCGTTCCTGCCAGAACAATACAAGCACCCATTACTCCCACCCCCTCCATTAATCTGGCAACGGTTGGAGTGGGAATCGCTGCTGTTTCAGGGCTGTTTGCACTACTGATGTTTTTAAGCCAATCAAAAATTGACACCAATGAGATTGGTTTAACCCTCGTAGGAGTTTTGCTAAGTGTGGGATTGGTGGCGATCGGCTTTCTGTGGCTGAGGGTGATGGATCGATATAATCCTTGA